One part of the Arabidopsis thaliana chromosome 1 sequence genome encodes these proteins:
- the SK4 gene encoding SKP1-like 4 (SKP1-like 4 (SK4); CONTAINS InterPro DOMAIN/s: E3 ubiquitin ligase, SCF complex, Skp subunit (InterPro:IPR016897), SKP1 component, dimerisation (InterPro:IPR016072), SKP1 component (InterPro:IPR001232), BTB/POZ fold (InterPro:IPR011333), SKP1 component, POZ (InterPro:IPR016073); BEST Arabidopsis thaliana protein match is: SKP1-like 3 (TAIR:AT2G25700.1); Has 1439 Blast hits to 1435 proteins in 269 species: Archae - 0; Bacteria - 0; Metazoa - 560; Fungi - 180; Plants - 528; Viruses - 11; Other Eukaryotes - 160 (source: NCBI BLink).) has translation MAETKKMIILKSSDGESFEIEEAVAVKSQTIKHMIEDDCADNGIPLPNVTGAILAKVIEYCKKHVEAAAEAGGDKDFYGSAENDELKNWDSEFVKVDQPTLFDLILAANYLNIGGLLDLTCKAVADQMRGKTPEQMRAHFNIKNDYTPEEEAEVRNENKWAFE, from the exons ATGGcagaaacgaagaagatgatcatcCTTAAGAGCTCCGACGGTGAATCCTTCGAGATCGAGGAAGCCGTCGCTGTTAAGTCCCAGACGATTAAGCACATGATTGAGGACGACTGTGCCGATAACGGAATTCCACTTCCCAATGTCACCGGAGCCATCCTCGCCAAGGTTATTGAGTATTGCAAGAAGCACGTTGAAGCCGCTGCTGAAGCTGGTGGAGACAAGGATTTCTATGGTTCCGCTGAGAACGACGAGCTTAAGAATTGGGACAGCGAATTCGTCAAAGTCGATCAGCCTACTCTCTTCGATCTCATCTTG GCTGCGAACTATTTGAACATCGGTGGACTTCTTGACCTTACGTGCAAGGCCGTGGCTGATCAGATGAGAGGCAAAACTCCAGAGCAGATGCGTGCACACTTCAACATCAAGAACGATTACACACCTGAGGAAGAGGCGGAGGTTCGCAATGAGAACAAGTGGGCGTTCGAGTGA
- a CDS encoding GDSL-like Lipase/Acylhydrolase superfamily protein (GDSL-like Lipase/Acylhydrolase superfamily protein; FUNCTIONS IN: hydrolase activity, acting on ester bonds, lipase activity; INVOLVED IN: lipid metabolic process; LOCATED IN: endomembrane system; CONTAINS InterPro DOMAIN/s: Lipase, GDSL, active site (InterPro:IPR008265), Lipase, GDSL (InterPro:IPR001087); BEST Arabidopsis thaliana protein match is: GDSL-like Lipase/Acylhydrolase superfamily protein (TAIR:AT1G20120.1); Has 30201 Blast hits to 17322 proteins in 780 species: Archae - 12; Bacteria - 1396; Metazoa - 17338; Fungi - 3422; Plants - 5037; Viruses - 0; Other Eukaryotes - 2996 (source: NCBI BLink).), producing MKSILIGFVFFLLSSFRSFFVTTTYSQVIHHRRLRPWPPPESGSGPSPGPSPSPHNKTTPAVFFFGDSIIDTGNNNNLTTEMKCNFSPYGKDFPLGVATGRFSNGKVVSDYISEYLGVKPIVPAYFDPNVQLEDLLTGVSFASGGSGYYHLTPKISRVKSMLEQLTYFQRHIARVKRLVGEEKTDQLLAKGLSVVVAGSNDLAITYYGHGAQLLKDDIHYFTSKMANSAASFVMQLYEYGARQIAVLGTPPLGCVPILRTLKGGLRRECAQDINYASQLFNVKLSNILDQLAKNLPNSNLIYIDIYSAFSHILENSADYGFEEIKRGCCGTGFVEAGPLCNRFTTFVCSNVSAYMFWDSLHPTQRFYKILTKILFEKYIHNLN from the exons ATGAAATCGATATTAattggatttgttttctttcttttatcatcATTTCGTAGCTTCTTCGTGACCACTACCTATTCCCAAGTGATCCATCACCGACGTCTACGGCCATGGCCACCGCCAGAATCTGGGTCCGGCCCATCACCTGGCCCATCTCCATCACCACATAACAAAACCACACCGGCAGTGTTTTTCTTTGGGGATTCGATCATAGATACaggaaataataataatctaacaacagaaatgaaatgtaATTTTAGTCCTTATGGTAAGGATTTTCCACTCGGAGTTGCAACTGGTAGATTCAGCAACGGAAAGGTCGTTTCCGATTATATAT CTGAATATTTGGGAGTAAAACCAATTGTACCAGCATATTTTGACCCCAATGTACAACTAGAAGATCTTCTCACGGGTGTATCATTTGCTTCAGGTGGTAGTGGCTATTACCATTTGACTCCCAAAATATCC AGAGTAAAGTCAATGTTGGAGCAATTGACATATTTCCAACGACACATAGCGAGAGTAAAGAGGTTAGTAGGGGAAGAGAAGACGGATCAACTGTTAGCCAAGGGCTTATCCGTTGTGGTCGCAGGCAGCAACGATTTGGCTATTACATATTATGGTCATGGTGCTCAATTGCTCAAAGATGATATCCACTACTTTACTTCAAAGATGGCAAATTCCGCGGCAAGTTTTGTTATG CAATTATACGAATATGGAGCAAGACAAATAGCAGTTCTAGGAACACCACCACTTGGCTGCGTACCAATACTAAGAACTCTAAAAGGAGGTCTTCGTAGAGAGTGTGCTCAAGATATAAACTATGCTTCTCAGCTTTTCAACGTCAAACTCTCCAACATTTTGGACCAATTGGCAAAAAACCTACCAAATTCCAATCTCATTTACATTGACATATACTCTGCTTTCAGTCACATCTTAGAAAATTCAGCAGATTATG GGTttgaagaaataaagagaggTTGTTGTGGAACTGGATTTGTGGAAGCTGGTCCACTTTGCAATCGATTCACAACATTTGTGTGCTCCAATGTATCTGCTTACATGTTTTGGGATAGTCTCCATCCTACCCAAAGATTCTATAAAATCTTAACCAAAATACTTTTTGAGAAATACATCCACAATTTAAATTGA
- a CDS encoding GDSL-like Lipase/Acylhydrolase family protein (GDSL-like Lipase/Acylhydrolase family protein; FUNCTIONS IN: lipase activity, hydrolase activity, acting on ester bonds; INVOLVED IN: lipid metabolic process; LOCATED IN: endomembrane system; EXPRESSED IN: petal, leaf whorl, flower, carpel, stamen; EXPRESSED DURING: 4 anthesis, petal differentiation and expansion stage; CONTAINS InterPro DOMAIN/s: Lipase, GDSL, active site (InterPro:IPR008265), Lipase, GDSL (InterPro:IPR001087); BEST Arabidopsis thaliana protein match is: GDSL-like Lipase/Acylhydrolase superfamily protein (TAIR:AT5G63170.1); Has 3502 Blast hits to 3463 proteins in 221 species: Archae - 0; Bacteria - 352; Metazoa - 0; Fungi - 12; Plants - 3126; Viruses - 0; Other Eukaryotes - 12 (source: NCBI BLink).): protein MENANIKVLVVLLSIWISCVQAQTGTFSAVLAFGDSILDTGNNNLLMTVSRGNFLPYGRDFPHRIPTGRFGNGRVLSDLVASGLGVKDLLPAFRSPFLKNSELATGVCFASGGSGLDKFTASIQGVIWVQDQVSDFQRYLEKLNQQVGDAAKVKEIIANAVILVSAGNNDLAITYFSTPKRQTRYTVQAYTDMLIGWKTTFINSLYDLGARKFAILGTLPLGCLPGARQITGNLICLPNVNYGARVYNDKVANLVNQYNQRLPNGKFVYIDMYNSLLEVINNPSQYGFTTAKPCCCSVMTPIPCLRSGSHVFWDFAHPSEKAYKTVLP, encoded by the exons aTGGAAAATGCAAACATCAAAGTTCTAGTAGTATTATTGTCTATATGGATTTCATGTGTTCAAGCTCAAACTGGAACATTTTCAGCAGTTCTTGCATTTGGAGATTCGATTCTCGATACTGGTAACAACAATTTGCTCATGACAGTATCAAGAGGCAATTTTTTGCCATATGGACGCGATTTTCCTCATCGTATTCCTACAGGAAGATTCGGGAATGGAAGAGTTCTATCAGATTTAGTTG cCAGCGGTTTAGGGGTAAAAGATCTTTTACCTGCTTTCCGGAGCCCATTTCTTAAAAATAGTGAACTCGCTACCGGCGTTTGTTTTGCATCCGGTGGTTCAGGGTTAGACAAATTCACTGCATCTATACAG GGGGTTATATGGGTACAAGATCAGGTGAGTGACTTTCAAAGATACTTAGAAAAGTTAAACCAACAAGTTGGAGATGCAGCTAAAGTCAAAGAGATTATAGCCAATGCTGTGATTCTAGTGTCTGCTGGTAATAACGATCTTGCCATCACATATTTTTCAACTCCGAAGAGACAAACGAGATACACTGTCCAAGCATACACTGATATGCTCATCGGTTGGAAAACTACCTTCATAAAT AGTCTATATGATCTAGGAGCTAGAAAATTTGCAATTCTTGGAACGTTACCGTTAGGGTGTTTGCCAGGGGCGAGACAAATTACCGGAAATTTGATATGTCTTCCGAATGTAAACTATGGTGCTAGAGTTTATAATGACAAAGTAGCTAACTTGGTCAATCAGTACAACCAAAGGCTTCCCAATGGCAAATTCGTCTACATCGATATGTATAACTCACTTCTTGAGGTCATCAATAATCCTAGCCAATACG GGTTTACGACGGCAAAACCATGTTGTTGCTCGGTGATGACTCCGATTCCGTGTTTAAGATCTGGTAGTCACGTGTTCTGGGACTTTGCCCATCCTTCTGAAAAAGCCTATAAAACTGTTCTACCTTAG
- a CDS encoding GDSL-like Lipase/Acylhydrolase superfamily protein (GDSL-like Lipase/Acylhydrolase superfamily protein; FUNCTIONS IN: structural constituent of cell wall, lipase activity, hydrolase activity, acting on ester bonds; INVOLVED IN: lipid metabolic process; CONTAINS InterPro DOMAIN/s: Pistil-specific extensin-like protein (InterPro:IPR003882), Lipase, GDSL, active site (InterPro:IPR008265), Lipase, GDSL (InterPro:IPR001087); BEST Arabidopsis thaliana protein match is: GDSL-like Lipase/Acylhydrolase superfamily protein (TAIR:AT1G20132.1); Has 30201 Blast hits to 17322 proteins in 780 species: Archae - 12; Bacteria - 1396; Metazoa - 17338; Fungi - 3422; Plants - 5037; Viruses - 0; Other Eukaryotes - 2996 (source: NCBI BLink).) — MKRSSLVDSCSYSRIFRSIFCLLSFCIFFLTTTNAQVMHRRLWPWPLWPRPYPQPWPMNPPTPDPSPKPVAPPGPSSKPVAPPGPSPCPSPPPKPQPKPPPAPSPSPCPSPPPKPQPKPVPPPACPPTPPKPQPKPAPPPEPKPAPPPAPKPVPCPSPPKPPAPTPKPVPPHGPPPKPAPAPTPAPSPKPAPSPPKPENKTIPAVFFFGDSVFDTGNNNNLETKIKSNYRPYGMDFKFRVATGRFSNGMVASDYLAKYMGVKEIVPAYLDPKIQPNDLLTGVSFASGGAGYNPTTSEAANAIPMLDQLTYFQDYIEKVNRLVRQEKSQYKLAGLEKTNQLISKGVAIVVGGSNDLIITYFGSGAQRLKNDIDSYTTIIADSAASFVLQLYGYGARRIGVIGTPPLGCVPSQRLKKKKICNEELNYASQLFNSKLLLILGQLSKTLPNSTFVYMDIYTIISQMLETPAAYGFEETKKPCCKTGLLSAGALCKKSTSKICPNTSSYLFWDGVHPTQRAYKTINKVLIKEYLHVLSK; from the exons ATGAAGCGATCATCCTTGGTCGATTCTTGTTCATATTCGAGAATATTTCGCAGTATTTTCTGTCTCTTATCcttttgtatcttcttcttgacaaCGACCAATGCTCAGGTAATGCATAGACGGCTCTGGCCTTGGCCATTGTGGCCACGGCCGTATCCACAGCCGTGGCCAATGAATCCACCAACACCTGACCCATCACCAAAGCCTGTCGCACCACCTGGCCCATCATCAAAACCTGTCGCACCACCAGGCCCATCTCCATGCCCGTCACCACCACCAAAGCCTCAACCCAAGCCCCCACCAGCACCTAGCCCATCTCCATGCCCATCACCACCACCTAAGCCTCAACCAAAGCCAGTGCCACCACCAGCATGCCCACCAACACCTCCTAAACCTCAACCGAAGCCAGCACCACCGCCAGAACCAAAGCCAGCGCCACCACCAGCACCAAAGCCAGTCCCATGTCCATCACCACCTAAGCCACCAGCCCCAACTCCAAAGCCTGTCCCACCACATGGTCCACCTCCAAAACCTGCTCCAGCACCAACGCCTGCCCCTTCCCCAAAACCTGCCCCATCACCACCTAAGCCAGAGAACAAAACTATACCGGCCGTGTTTTTCTTTGGCGATTCAGTCTTTGACACAGGAAATAACAATAATctagaaacaaagataaaaagtaATTATCGTCCCTATGGTATGGACTTTAAATTCAGAGTTGCAACTGGTAGATTCAGCAATGGAATGGTTGCTTCCGATTATTTAG CCAAATACATGGGAGTAAAAGAAATTGTACCGGCATATTTAGACCCGAAAATACAACCAAACGATCTTCTTACGGGAGTATCTTTTGCATCGGGTGGTGCTGGCTACAATCCTACTACATCCGAAGCAGCG AATGCAATCCCAATGCTGGACCAACTGACATATTTCCAAGACTATATAGAGAAAGTAAATAGGTTAGTAAGACAAGAGAAGAGCCAATATAAGTTGGCAGGTTTAGAGAAGACCAATCAGCTAATATCCAAAGGAGTGGCAATTGTCGTCGGGGGAAGCAATGATCTGATCATTACATATTTTGGAAGTGGTGCTCAACGACTCAAAAATGACATCGACTCTTATACCACTATCATTGCTGATTCTGCCGCCAGTTTCGTTTTG CAATTGTATGGATATGGAGCAAGACGTATAGGAGTGATCGGAACACCACCACTTGGATGTGTACCATCACAAagactaaagaaaaagaaaatatgcaATGAAGAGCTAAACTATGCTTCTCAGCTTTTCAATTCTAAGCTCCTCCTTATTTTGGGTCAATTGTCAAAAACCCTACCAAATTCTACATTCGTTTATATGGACATCTACACTATCATCAGTCAGATGCTAGAAACTCCTGCGGCTTATg GATTTGAGGAGACAAAGAAACCGTGTTGCAAAACAGGATTATTAAGCGCAGGTGCCCTCTGCAAGAAGTCTACATCGAAAATCTGTCCCAATACATCGTCTTACTTGTTTTGGGACGGTGTGCATCCTACTCAAAGAGCttataaaactataaacaaaGTACTTATAAAAGAATACCTTCATGTTTTATCTAAATAA
- a CDS encoding Subtilisin-like serine endopeptidase family protein (Subtilisin-like serine endopeptidase family protein; FUNCTIONS IN: identical protein binding, serine-type endopeptidase activity; INVOLVED IN: proteolysis, negative regulation of catalytic activity; LOCATED IN: endomembrane system; EXPRESSED IN: leaf whorl, sepal, root, flower, seed; EXPRESSED DURING: F mature embryo stage, petal differentiation and expansion stage, E expanded cotyledon stage; CONTAINS InterPro DOMAIN/s: Protease-associated PA (InterPro:IPR003137), Proteinase inhibitor, propeptide (InterPro:IPR009020), Peptidase S8/S53, subtilisin/kexin/sedolisin (InterPro:IPR000209), Peptidase S8/S53, subtilisin, active site (InterPro:IPR022398), Proteinase inhibitor I9, subtilisin propeptide (InterPro:IPR010259), Peptidase S8, subtilisin-related (InterPro:IPR015500); BEST Arabidopsis thaliana protein match is: Subtilisin-like serine endopeptidase family protein (TAIR:AT1G20160.1); Has 5897 Blast hits to 5420 proteins in 979 species: Archae - 165; Bacteria - 3134; Metazoa - 93; Fungi - 262; Plants - 1911; Viruses - 0; Other Eukaryotes - 332 (source: NCBI BLink).) has product MMRCLTITIMFFMFFFLSVIQKCKSETSKSGDYIIYMGAASSDGSTDNDHVELLSSLLQRSGKTPMHRYKHGFSGFAAHLSEDEAHLIAKQPGVLSVFPDQMLQLHTTRSWDFLVQESYQRDTYFTEMNYEQESEMHEGDTIIGFLDSGIWPEAQSFNDRHMGPVPEKWKGTCMRGKKTQPDSFRCNRKLIGARYYNSSFFLDPDYETPRDFLGHGTHVASIAAGQIIANASYYGLASGIMRGGSPSSRIAMYRACSLLGCRGSSILAAFDDAIADGVDVISISMGLWPDNLLEDPLSIGSFHAVERGITVVCSVGNSGPSSQSVFNAAPWMITVAASTIDRGFESNILLGGDENRLIEGFGINIANIDKTQAYPLIHARSAKKIDANEEAARNCAPDTLDQTIVKGKIVVCDSDLDNQVIQWKSDEVKRLGGIGMVLVDDESMDLSFIDPSFLVTIIKPEDGIQIMSYINSTREPIATIMPTRSRTGHMLAPSIPSFSSRGPYLLTRSILKPDIAAPGVNILASWLVGDRNAAPEGKPPPLFNIESGTSMSCPHVSGIAARLKSRYPSWSPAAIRSAIMTTAVQMTNTGSHITTETGEKATPYDFGAGQVTIFGPSSPGLIYETNHMDYLNFLGYYGFTSDQIKKISNRIPQGFACPEQSNRGDISNINYPSISISNFNGKESRRVSRTVTNVASRLIGDEDTVYTVSIDAPEGLLVRVIPRRLHFRKIGDKLSYQVIFSSTTTILKDDAFGSITWSNGMYNVRSPFVVTSKDDNDSER; this is encoded by the exons ATGATGAGATGCCTCACTATCACCATCAtgttctttatgtttttttttctgtctgtGATCCAAAAGTGTAAGTCTGAAACAAGTAAATCTGGAGATTATATCATATACATGGGAGCAGCATCCTCTGATGGCTCAACAGACAATGACCATGTTGAACTTCTGAGCTCATTGTTACAACG GAGCGGCAAAACCCCCATGCACAGATACAAACATGGATTCTCTGGATTCGCAGCCCATTTATCAGAAGATGAAGCTCATCTCATAGCCAAGCAACCGGGAGTACTATCTGTCTTCCCTGACCAGATGTTACAGCTCCACACCACACGTTCATGGGATTTCTTGGTGCAAGAAAGTTATCAAAGAGATACTTACTTCACCGAAATGAACTATGAACAAGAATCCGAAATGCATGAAGGAGACACCATTATCGGCTTCCTTGATTCAG GAATATGGCCCGAGGCGCAGAGCTTTAACGACAGGCACATGGGTCCAGTCCCAGAGAAATGGAAGGGCACTTGCATGAGAGGGAAGAAGACACAACCTGATTCTTTCCGTTGCAATAG GAAACTGATAGGAGCAAGGTATTACAATTCGTCATTCTTCTTAGACCCCGATTATGAGACACCACGAGACTTTTTGGGGCACGGGACACATGTGGCATCAATAGCAGCAGGGCAAATAATAGCAAATGCGTCCTACTATGGCCTGGCAAGTGGAATCATGAGAGGAGGTTCACCAAGTTCAAGAATAGCTATGTACAGAGCGTGCTCACTCCTGGGATGTCGTGGCTCGAGCATACTAGCTGCATTTGATGATGCAATCGCAGATGGGGTTGATGTTATATCCATATCAATGGGCTTATGGCCAGACAATTTACTTGAAGATCCGCTTTCCATCGGGTCATTTCATGCCGTGGAAAGAGGGATCACTGTTGTTTGCTCTGTAGGAAATTCTGGCCCATCGAGTCAAAGTGTGTTTAATGCTGCTCCATGGATGATCACTGTTGCTGCCAGCACTATTGACCGTGGCTTTGAGTCCAACATTCTTCTGGGAGGAGATGAAAACAGATTAATCGAG GGTTTTGGAATAAATATTGCCAATATCGATAAAACACAGGCTTACCCACTTATACACGCACGATCAGCCAAGAAGATTGATGCTAATGAGGAAGCTGCTAG GAACTGCGCACCTGATACACTAGACCAAACCATTGTTAAGGGAAAGATTGTTGTGTGTGACAGTGATCTTGATAACCAGGTGATCCAGTGGAAAAGCGACGAGGTTAAGAGACTTGGAGGTATCGGTATGGtacttgttgatgacgagTCAATGGATCTGTCTTTTATTGATCCCTCCTTTCTAGTGACAATAATAAAACCAGAGGACGGCATACAAATCATGTCCTACATAAATTCAACAAG AGAACCAATTGCAACAATCATGCCTACAAGATCACGAACAGGACACATGTTAGCTCCATCCATACCATCCTTCTCATCAAGAGGTCCTTACTTGCTTACCAGAAGCATCCTCAAG CCTGATATTGCAGCACCAGGGGTCAACATACTAGCATCGTGGTTAGTCGGTGACAGAAATGCAGCACCAGAAGGCAAGCCACCGCCACTCTTCAACATTGAATCAGGGACTTCAATGTCATGTCCCCATGTCTCCGGGATTGCTGCTCGTCTCAAATCCAGATACCCTTCATGGAGTCCTGCAGCAATCAGATCTGCCATCATGACAACAG CCGTGCAAATGACCAACACAGGTTCCCATATAACTACAGAAACAGGAGAAAAGGCCACACCTTATGACTTTGGTGCTGGGCAGGTTACTATATTTGGACCTTCATCACCAGGACTGATTTATGAAACCAATCACATGGACTACCTAAACTTCCTCGGCTACTATGGATTTACATCTGATCAGATCAAAAAGATATCAAACCGCATACCACAAGGTTTTGCTTGTCCTGAACAAAGCAACAGGGGAGACATATCTAACATCAACTACCCATCAATCTCGATTTCTAACTTCAATGGAAAAGAAAGCAGAAGGGTAAGCAGAACAGTGACAAATGTAGCATCACGCCTCATTGGAGATGAAGATACAGTCTACACTGTGAGTATCGATGCACCAGAAGGATTACTAGTCAGAGTTATACCAAGAAGGCTACACTTCAGGAAGATAGGAGATAAACTCAGCTACCAAGTGATCTTTTCATCTACTACAACAATACTCAAGGACGATGCGTTTGGATCTATAACATGGTCTAACGGAATGTACAATGTGAGAAGTCCATTCGTTGTAACCAGCAAAGACGACAACGATAGCGAACGTTAA